The segment CGTCGTGCTCGCCGTCCTCGGCGTGCTCGTGGGGGCCGCGGGCCTGGTGGTGCCGCGGGTGATCGGCGACGGCGGCGAGGACTCCGACCGTTCCGCCGTCGCGGCGCGGGTCAACGACTTCGCCACGGTGTACAACACCTACGACGTGGCCGACCTCGCGGACTACCAGAAGCGGATGAAGCCGCTGCTGACGCCGGGCTACTACACCGAGTTCGAGCGGATCACCGGCGCCGTCTTCGGAGCCCTCGAGTCCAAGGACCAGAAGAGCGGCGCCGCCAACGTGCTCGGGGTCGCCGTCGACAGCATCGACGACGACTCGGCCGTGGCCATCGTCGCCGTCGACGCCTCGATCACGACGTCGGCCGACGAGGCAGCCGTGCAGCGTCGCTTCCGCTGGAAGGTCACGCTCACGCGCAGCGGCGACGACTGGCTCGTGAGCCAGTTCGAGACCGTCGTGCCGCTCGACGCCACCACGGGCGAGCCCGGCACCGACGGCGGCGCCACCCCGGCGCCGAGCGCCACCCCGAGCGCCGGCGCGGAGCCCCAGGAGACGCCGGAGGCCGACCAGTGAGCACCCACGACGGACCCTCCAGGCGCCGCCGCATCGCCGGCGAGAGCAAGCCGAGCGACGCGCCCCGCCCCGGACCGGCCAAGAAGGTCGTCAAGAAGCCTGTCGCGCGTCCCGGCACGCCTCCGACGTCGACGCCCGGCTCGACCCCGCGCGAGGAGCCGGCCACGCCCGTCGAGGAGTCGACCACGGGTCCTGCTGCACCCGAGGCGACCCCGACCGACGACCGCGACACCGGCGCCGCCGACGCCGCGCAGGTCGGGACCGGCGCGGACCAGGACCACGACGAGGACCGTGTCGCCGCGCCGCGCGTGGCTCCGCGGGTCGCGCGTCGTCAGGATCGCGCCGCCGCAGCCGCGGCCACCGACGGTGAGGGCACGTCGGAGACCACGTCGGCCGCTCCGGTGGAGCCGAGCGGTCCGCGTGGCCGCCCGCCGCTCGGGCGGGTCCTGCTGCTCGCCATGGTGGTGGCCTCGCTCGTGTTCGGCGCGTTCTTCGGGTACCGGGGCGTCGTCGAGTGGCGCCAGACGCACGGCGTGGACGGCGCCCACGAGGAGGCGGCCGAGACCGCGGCGTCCGCGGCGGAGACGATCTTCACGTATCGCTACGACCAGCTCGACCAGTACCTCGAGGACTCCAAGGACGTCATGACGCCCTCGTTCGCGAAGGACTTCGAGACCATCTCGCCGGCCCTCAACGACCTGGCTCCGCAGCGCAAGATCCAGGTCGAGGCCACGACCCGCGACTCCGCTGCGCTGCCGTGCGGAGACGACTGCACGCGCAGCGAGGCGAAGGTCCTGCTCTTCGTCGACCAGGCTCGGCTCGCCGACGGGTCGCAGGTGCCGACGGTCTTCGGCAACCGTGTCGAGCTCACCATGGTCGAGCGCGACGGCCGCTGGCTCGTCGACGACATCCAGGCCCTCTGAACCAACGTCCGCCTGCGGGCGACGGTGCTTCGCCCGGTGCCGACCGGACGCCTGGGGTCCTCGAGAATCACTGGCATTGCAGTCCCAATACGCTGCTCCCCGTACGAGCGGCCGAATACTCTGAACCATACCGGCCGTCTTGTCAAGGACCAGGCTTGCGTGCGTGTGGGCCCGGGGGCTAGACTGATTCTTCGCGCCCACCTCGTCGCCCTCGTTGCCCCTTGACTGGGGGCGTCAGTCATGCGCGCAGTCCATCACGTGACACCCCTTTGCGAGCCTTTGGAAGGACCCCTCTTGGCCGCCTCGCGCACCGCCGCCGCACCTGTCCAGAACACCGGGGACAAGAACGCCCCCCGCCGCATCTCCTTCGCCAAGATCTCCGAACCGCTCGAGGTTCCCGAGCTCCTGGCCCTGCAGACCGACAGCTTCGACTGGCTGATCGGCAGCGAGAAGTGGAAGGCCGAGGTCGAGGCATCCCTCGCTGCCGGCCGCACCGACATCTCCACGAAGTCCGGTCTGGAGGAGATCTTCGAGGAGATCTCGCCCATCGAGGACTTCTCCGAGACGATGAGCCTGTCGTTCCGCGACCACCGGTTCGAGCCGCCGAAGTACTCGGTGGAGGACTGCAAGGACCGCGACGTCACCTACGCCGCCCCGCTGTTCGTGACCGCCGAGTTCATGAACAACGAGACCGGCGAGATCAAGAGCCAGACCGTCTTCATGGGTGAGTTCCCGCTCATGACCGGCAAGGGCACCTTCGTCATCAACGGCACCGAGCGTGTCGTCGTCAGCCAGCTCGTCCGCTCGCCGGGCGTCTACTTCGAGCGCACGCCCGACAAGACGTCCGACAAGGACATCTACACCGCGAAGGTCATCCCGTCGCGTGGCGCCTGGCTGGAGTTCGAGGTCGACAAGCGCGACCTCGTCGGCGTCCGTCTGGACCGCAAGCGCAAGCAGAGCGTCACCGTGCTGCTCAAGGCCCTCGGCTTCACCGAGGCGCAGATCCTCGAGGAGTTCGGCCAGTACGAGTCGATCCGCCTCACGCTGGAGAAGGACAACGTCCAGACCCAGGACGAGGCGCTGCTCGACATCTACCGCAAGCTGCGTCCGGGCGAGCCGCCGTCGCGCGAGGCCGCCCAGAACCTGCTCGACAACTACTACTTCAACACGAAGCGGTACGACCTCGCGAAGGTCGGTCGTCACAAGGTCAACAAGAAGCTGGGTGCGGACGAGGCCTTCGACCAGCAGACGCTGACGATCGACGACGTCGTCGCGACCATCAAGTACGTGGTGGCGCTGCACGCCGGCGAGACCGAGCTCGAGACGCCCGTGGGCTCCACGATCGTCGAGGCCGACGACATCGACCACTTCGGCAACCGTCGCATCCGCACGGTCGGCGAGCTGATCCAGAACCAGCTCCGCACGGGCCTGGCCCGCATGGAGCGCGTCGTGCGCGAGCGCATGACCACCCAGGACGTCGAGGCCATCACGCCGCAGACGCTCATCAACATCCGTCCGGTCGTGGCGGCGCTGAAGGAGTTCTTCGGCACGAGCCAGCTGTCGCAGTTCATGGACCAGAACAACCCGCTGGCGGGCCTGACGCACAAGCGTCGTCTGAACGCCCTCGGCCCGGGTGGTCTGTCGCGTGAGCGCGCCGGCTACGAGGTCCGCGACGTCCACCCGTCGCACTACGGCCGCATGTGCCCGATCGAGACGCCGGAAGGCCCGAACATCGGCCTCATCGGCTCGCTCGCCTCCTACGGTCGGATCAACGCGTTCGGCTTCATCGAGTCGCCGTACCGCAAGGTCGTCGACGGCACGGTCACCGAGCAGATCGACTACCTGACCGCCACGGACGAGGACCGCTACATCATCGCCCAGGCGAACTCGCCGCTCACCGACGACAGCACGTTCGTCGACGACGCCGTGCTGGTGCGCCAGCGCGGTGGCGAGGCCGAGCTGCGCCCCGCCGGCGACGTCGACTACATGGACGTCTCGCCGCGCCAGATGGTGTCGGTCGCGACCGCGCTGATCCCGTTCCTCGAGCACGACGACGCCAACCGCGCGCTCATGGGCGCCAACATGCAGCGTCAGGCCGTGCCGCTGGTGCGCAACGACGCCCCGCTCGTCGGTACCGGCATGGAGTTCCGTGCCGCCGTCGACGCCGGCGACGTCACGATCGCCAAGAAGGCGGGTGTGGTCAAGGAGGTCTCGGCCGACATGGTCGAGATCATGGAGGACGAGGGCACGTACACCACGTACCGCCTGGCCAAGTTCCGCCGCTCCAACCACGGCACCTGCACGAACCAGCGCCCCCTCGTCGCCGAGGGCCAGCGCGTCGAGGTCGGCACCCCGCTGGCCGACGGTCCGTGCACCGACGAGGGCGAGATGGCCCTGGGCACCAACCTGCTCGTGGCCTTCATGCCCTGGCAGGGCCACAACTACGAGGACGCGATCATCCTCAGCCAGCGCGTCGTGCAGGACGACCTGCTCACCTCGATCCACATCGAGGAGCACGAGGTCGACGCGCGCGACACCAAGCTGGGCCCGGAGGAGATCACCCGCGACATCCCGAACGTCAGCGAGGAGATGCTGGCCGACCTCGACGAGCGCGGCATCATCCGCATCGGCGCGGAGGTCGGCAACGGCGACATCCTCGTCGGCAAGGTCACGCCCAAGGGCGAGACCGAGCTGACGCCGGAGGAGCGCCTGCTGCGCGCCATCTTCGGCGAGAAGGCGCGCGAGGTCCGCGACACGTCGCTCAAGGTGCCCCACGGCGAGTCCGGCACCGTCATCGGCGTCCGCGTGTTCGACGCGGCCGACGGCGACGAGCTGAGCCCCGGCGTGAACCAGCTGGTGCGCGTGTACGTGGCGCAGAAGCGCAAGATCTCCGACGGCGACAAGCTGGCCGGACGTCACGGCAACAAGGGCGTCATCTCCAAGATCCTGCCCATCGAGGACATGCCGTTCCTCGAGGACGGGACGCCGGTCGACATCGTGCTGAACCCGCTGGGCGTGCCCGGCCGCATGAACGTCGGCCAGGTGCTGGAGATCCACCTCGGGTGGGTCGCCAAGGCCGGCTGGGACATCAAGGACATGAAGGACGAGTGGGCCGACCGGCTGCGCGCCATCGGCGCCGACCGGGCACCCTCGAACTCCAACATCGCGACGCCCGTCTTCGACGGTGCCCGCGAGGACGAGATCCAGGGCCTGCTCGCCTCGACCCTGCCCAACCGCGACGGCGAGCGCATGGTCGGCCCCGACGGCAAGGCGGTGCTCTTCGACGGTCGTACCGGCGAGAAGTTCCCCGACCCGATCAGCGTCGGCTACATGTACATCCTGAAGCTGCACCACCTGGTCGACGACAAGATCCACGCCCGCTCGACCGGTCCGTACTCGATGATCACCCAGCAGCCGCTCGGCGGTAAGGCCCAGTTCGGTGGCCAGCGCTTCGGTGAGATGGAGGTCTGGGCCCTCGAGGCCTACGGTGCCGCGTACGCGCTGCAGGAGCTGCTGACGATCAAGTCCGACGACATCGTGGGCCGCGTCAAGGTCTACGAGGCCATCGTCAAGGGCGAGAACGTGCCCGAGCCCGGCATCCCGGAGTCCTTCAAGGTGCTCGTCAAGGAGATGCAGTCGCTGTGCCTGAACGTCGAGGTCCTCTCGGCCGACGGCTCGAGGGTCGAGATGCGCGACGCGGAGGAAGACCTCTTCCGCGCCGCCGAGGAGCTCGGCATCGACCTGTCGCGTCGCGAGCCCTCCAGCGTCGAAGAAGTGTGAGCCCCTGGGGCGCCGCCTCGGCGGCGCCCCACCCTCACTCCCCGCTCTACACAGAACTTTCGAAACGTAAGGGAAAGAAGACAACGTGCTCGACGTGAACTTCTTCGATCAGCTCAAGATCGGCCTCGCCACCGCGGACGACATCCGTCAGTGGTCGTTCGGCGAGGTCAAGAAGCCTGAGACGATCAACTACCGCACGCTCAAGCCTGAGCGTGACGGCCTCTTCTGCGAGAAGATCTTCGGTCCCACCCGGGACTGGGAGTGCTACTGCGGCAAGTACAAGCGCGTGCGCTTCAAGGGCATCATCTGCGAGCGCTGCGGCGTCGAGGTGACCCGTTCGAAGGTCCGTCGCGAGCGCATGGGCCACATCGAGCTCGCCGCTCCCGTCACCCACATCTGGTACTTCAAGGGTGTTCCCAGCCGTCTGGGCTACCTGCTCGACCTCGCCCCGAAGGACCTCGAGAAGGTCATCTACTTCGCGGCCTACATGATCACCCGCGTCGACGAGGACGCGCGTCACCGCGACCTGTCGTCCCTGGAGTCGAAGATCGGCCTCGAGGTCGAGCAGCTCGAGACCCGTCGCGACAACGAGGTCAACGAGCGTCTGCAGAAGCTCGAGGAGGACCTCAAGGCCCTCGAGGCCGAGGGTGCCAAGGCCGACGCCAAGCGCAAGGTCAAGGACGCCGCCGAGCGTGAGGCCAAGCAGCGTCGTGACCGCATCCAGCGCGAGATCGACCGCCTGAACGAGGTCTGGGACCGCTTCAAGAACCTCAAGGTCCAGGACCTCGAGGGCGACGAGATGCTCTACCGCGAGATGACGTACCGCTTCGGTGCGTACTTCGAGGGGTACATGGGCGCCGCCGCCATCCAGAAGCGCCTGCAGTCGTTCGACCTCGACGCCGAGGCCGAGTCGCTGCGCGAGATCATCGCCACCGGCAAGGGCCAGAAGAAGACCCGTGCGCTCAAGCGCCTCAAGGTCGTCTCCGCGTTCCTCGGCAGCAGCAACCACCCCGAGGGCATGGTCCTCGACGCCGTCCCGGTGATCCCGCCGGAGCTGCGTCCGATGGTCCAGCTCGACGGTGGCCGCTTCGCGACGAGCGACCTCAACGACCTGTACCGCCGCGTCATCAACCGCAACAACCGCCTCAAGCGACTGCTCGACCTCGGCGCGCCCGAGATCATCGTCAACAACGAGAAGCGGATGCTGCAGGAGGCCGTCGACTCGCTGTTCGACAACGGCCGTCGTGGCCGTCCCGTCACGGGGCCGGGCAACCGTCCGCTCAAGTCCATCTCGGACATGCTCAAGGGCAAGCAGGGTCGGTTCCGTCAGAACCTGCTCGGCAAGCGCGTCGACTACTCCGGCCGTTCGGTCATCGTGGTCGGCCCGCAGCTCAAGCTGCATCAGTGCGGTCTGCCCAAGCAGATGGCGATCGAGCTGTTCAAGCCGTTCGTCATGAAGCGTCTCGTCGACCTCAACCACGCGCAGAACATCAAGAGCGCCAAGCGCATGGTCGAGCGCGGAGTCCGGGCCGAGGTCTGGGACGTGCTCGAGGAGGTCATCACCGAGCACCCCGTGCTGCTCAACCGTGCACCCACCCTGCACCGTCTGGGCATCCAGGCGTTCGAGCCGCAGCTCATCGAGGGCAAGGCCATCCAGATCCACCCGCTCGTCTGCTCGGCCTTCAACGCCGACTTCGACGGTGACCAGATGGCCGTGCACCTGCCGCTGAGCGCCGAGGCGCAGGCCGAGGCCCGCATCCTCATGCTGAGCACGAACAACATCCTGAAGCCGTCCGACGGCCGCCCGGTCACCATGCCGACCCAGGACATGATCATCGGCCTGTACTTCCTCACGCTCGAGCGTGAGGGGCACGTGGGCGAGGGTCGTGCGTTCAGCTCGGTCTCCGAGGCGGTCATGGCGTTCGACCGCCACGAGATCACCCTGCAGAGCAAGGTGCGCATCCGCATCCCGGGCGTCGACGGAACGGTCGAGTCGCGCGAGACCACGCTGGGTCGCGCCATCTTCAACCAGGCGCTGCCGGACGACTACGCGTACGTGAACTACCAGGTCGGCAAGAAGGAGCTCGGGGTCATCGTCAACGACCTCGCCGAGCGCTACAGCAAGATCGACGTGGGCGTCGCGCTCGACAACCTCAAGGAGACCGGTTTCCACTGGGCCACGCGCTCGGGCGTCACCATCTCCATCGAGGACGTCGTCACGCCGGAGAACAAGCAGGAGATCCTCACCAAGTACGAGGGTCAGGCTGCCAAGGTCCAGCAGCAGTTCGACCGCGGTCTCATCACCGAGGACGAGCGGCGCCAGGAGCTCATCGAGATCTGGACCCAGGCCACGGCCGAGGTCTCCAGCGAGATGGAGAAGAAGTTCACGGCCGACGCCGACAACCCGATCTGGATGATGGTCCACTCGGGTGCGCGAGGCAACATGATGCAGGTGCGTCAGATCGCCGCCATGCGTGGCCTCGTGGCCAACCCGAAGGGCGAGATCATCCCGCGCCCGATCAAGGCCAACTTCCGTGAGGGCCTGAGCGTCGTCGAGTACTTCATCGCGACGCACGGTGCCCGCAAGGGCCTGGCCGACACCGCCCTGCGCACGGCCGACTCCGGCTACCTGACGCGTCGACTCGTCGACGTCAGCCAGGACGTGATCATCCGCGAGGAGGACTGCGGCACCGAGCGCGGTCTGCCCAAGGTGATCGCGACCCGCCTGGACGACGGCACGTTCGTGCCCGCCGAGAACGTCGAGACCTCGGCGTACTCGCGCAGCGCAGCCACCCAGATCACGCACCCGGAGACGGGCGAGGTGCTCGTGGAGGCCGGTGGCGACCTCGGCGACGTCGAGATCAGCCAGCTCGTCGTGGCCGGTGTGGAGTCCATCCGGGTCCGCACGGTGCTCACGTGCGAGGCGGCGGCCGGTACCTGCGCCAAGTGCTACGGCCGTTCGCTGGCCACCGGCAAGCTCGTCGACATCGGCGAGGCGGTCGGCACCATCGCCGCCCAGTCGATCGGTGAGCCCGGCACGCAGCTGACCATGCGTACCTTCCACACCGGTGGTGTGGCCGGTGACGACATCACGCACGGTCTGCCGCGCGTGGTCGAGCTGTTCGAGGCACGCCAGCCCAAGGGTCGCGCTCCCATCACGGAGTCGGCCGGACGGGTGCGCATCGACGACACCGACAAGACCCGCAAGCTCGTCGTCGTCCCCGACGACGGGTCCGAGGAGCAGGAGTACCCGGTCAGCAAGCGCTCGCGCCTGCTCATCGAGGACGGCTCCCACGTCGAGGTCGGCGACCAGCTCACGCACGGCACGCCGGACCCGCAGGAGGTCCTGCGCATCCTCGGTGTCCGTCGGGCGCAGGAGCACCTCGTGGACGAGGTCCAGGAGGTCTACCGCAGCCAGGGCGTGGCGATCCACGACAAGCACATCGAGATCATCGTGCGGCAGATGCTGCGTCGGGTGACGGTCATCGAGCAGGGTGACTCCAACCTGATCCCCGGTGACCTGGCCGATCGTGCGACGTTCGAGTCCGAGAACCGTCGGGTCGTCGCCGAGGGCGGCACCCCGGCCTCGGGTCGTCCGGTGCTGATGGGCATCACGAAGGCCTCGCTGGCCGTCGAGTCGTGGCTGTCGGCCGCCTCCTTCCAGGAGACGACCCGCGTCCTCACCGACGCGGCGATCCACGGCAAGTCGGACTCGCTGCGTGGCCTGAAGGAGAACATCATCATCGGCAAGCTCATCCCGGCAGGCACCGGTCTCGACCGGTACCGCAACATCCGGGTCGAGCCCACCGAGGAGGCACGCCAGGCGGCGTACGCCGTCACGGGCTACGAGTCCTACGACTACGGCTTCGGCTCCGCCGACGGCCAGCCCGTCCAGCTCGACGACTACGACTTCACGTCGTACGAGTCCTGAGCGACTGACACCCCGACGGCCCCGGACCTCACGGTCCGGGGCCGTCGGCGTTCGGGCGGACGACGTGGTGGTGCGCTGTCGCCCTTCGTCCGACCCACCGGTGCGCTCTCGCAGGGGGTCGCGACCTGGTGCGCTGCCTCGGCCAGCGCTCGGCGCGGTCTCCGAAAGAGCCTCGACCGGGCGGCGGGGCGGGACCTTCGTCGAGCTCTCGGGCTGTCGTCGGGCCTCGGGGGACGCAGCATCCTGCGTCACCCCGACGCCCGGACCGGATCCGCGCAGGCAGCGCCCACGCAGGTC is part of the Aeromicrobium sp. Leaf245 genome and harbors:
- the rpoB gene encoding DNA-directed RNA polymerase subunit beta, which translates into the protein MAASRTAAAPVQNTGDKNAPRRISFAKISEPLEVPELLALQTDSFDWLIGSEKWKAEVEASLAAGRTDISTKSGLEEIFEEISPIEDFSETMSLSFRDHRFEPPKYSVEDCKDRDVTYAAPLFVTAEFMNNETGEIKSQTVFMGEFPLMTGKGTFVINGTERVVVSQLVRSPGVYFERTPDKTSDKDIYTAKVIPSRGAWLEFEVDKRDLVGVRLDRKRKQSVTVLLKALGFTEAQILEEFGQYESIRLTLEKDNVQTQDEALLDIYRKLRPGEPPSREAAQNLLDNYYFNTKRYDLAKVGRHKVNKKLGADEAFDQQTLTIDDVVATIKYVVALHAGETELETPVGSTIVEADDIDHFGNRRIRTVGELIQNQLRTGLARMERVVRERMTTQDVEAITPQTLINIRPVVAALKEFFGTSQLSQFMDQNNPLAGLTHKRRLNALGPGGLSRERAGYEVRDVHPSHYGRMCPIETPEGPNIGLIGSLASYGRINAFGFIESPYRKVVDGTVTEQIDYLTATDEDRYIIAQANSPLTDDSTFVDDAVLVRQRGGEAELRPAGDVDYMDVSPRQMVSVATALIPFLEHDDANRALMGANMQRQAVPLVRNDAPLVGTGMEFRAAVDAGDVTIAKKAGVVKEVSADMVEIMEDEGTYTTYRLAKFRRSNHGTCTNQRPLVAEGQRVEVGTPLADGPCTDEGEMALGTNLLVAFMPWQGHNYEDAIILSQRVVQDDLLTSIHIEEHEVDARDTKLGPEEITRDIPNVSEEMLADLDERGIIRIGAEVGNGDILVGKVTPKGETELTPEERLLRAIFGEKAREVRDTSLKVPHGESGTVIGVRVFDAADGDELSPGVNQLVRVYVAQKRKISDGDKLAGRHGNKGVISKILPIEDMPFLEDGTPVDIVLNPLGVPGRMNVGQVLEIHLGWVAKAGWDIKDMKDEWADRLRAIGADRAPSNSNIATPVFDGAREDEIQGLLASTLPNRDGERMVGPDGKAVLFDGRTGEKFPDPISVGYMYILKLHHLVDDKIHARSTGPYSMITQQPLGGKAQFGGQRFGEMEVWALEAYGAAYALQELLTIKSDDIVGRVKVYEAIVKGENVPEPGIPESFKVLVKEMQSLCLNVEVLSADGSRVEMRDAEEDLFRAAEELGIDLSRREPSSVEEV
- a CDS encoding DNA-directed RNA polymerase subunit beta' codes for the protein MLDVNFFDQLKIGLATADDIRQWSFGEVKKPETINYRTLKPERDGLFCEKIFGPTRDWECYCGKYKRVRFKGIICERCGVEVTRSKVRRERMGHIELAAPVTHIWYFKGVPSRLGYLLDLAPKDLEKVIYFAAYMITRVDEDARHRDLSSLESKIGLEVEQLETRRDNEVNERLQKLEEDLKALEAEGAKADAKRKVKDAAEREAKQRRDRIQREIDRLNEVWDRFKNLKVQDLEGDEMLYREMTYRFGAYFEGYMGAAAIQKRLQSFDLDAEAESLREIIATGKGQKKTRALKRLKVVSAFLGSSNHPEGMVLDAVPVIPPELRPMVQLDGGRFATSDLNDLYRRVINRNNRLKRLLDLGAPEIIVNNEKRMLQEAVDSLFDNGRRGRPVTGPGNRPLKSISDMLKGKQGRFRQNLLGKRVDYSGRSVIVVGPQLKLHQCGLPKQMAIELFKPFVMKRLVDLNHAQNIKSAKRMVERGVRAEVWDVLEEVITEHPVLLNRAPTLHRLGIQAFEPQLIEGKAIQIHPLVCSAFNADFDGDQMAVHLPLSAEAQAEARILMLSTNNILKPSDGRPVTMPTQDMIIGLYFLTLEREGHVGEGRAFSSVSEAVMAFDRHEITLQSKVRIRIPGVDGTVESRETTLGRAIFNQALPDDYAYVNYQVGKKELGVIVNDLAERYSKIDVGVALDNLKETGFHWATRSGVTISIEDVVTPENKQEILTKYEGQAAKVQQQFDRGLITEDERRQELIEIWTQATAEVSSEMEKKFTADADNPIWMMVHSGARGNMMQVRQIAAMRGLVANPKGEIIPRPIKANFREGLSVVEYFIATHGARKGLADTALRTADSGYLTRRLVDVSQDVIIREEDCGTERGLPKVIATRLDDGTFVPAENVETSAYSRSAATQITHPETGEVLVEAGGDLGDVEISQLVVAGVESIRVRTVLTCEAAAGTCAKCYGRSLATGKLVDIGEAVGTIAAQSIGEPGTQLTMRTFHTGGVAGDDITHGLPRVVELFEARQPKGRAPITESAGRVRIDDTDKTRKLVVVPDDGSEEQEYPVSKRSRLLIEDGSHVEVGDQLTHGTPDPQEVLRILGVRRAQEHLVDEVQEVYRSQGVAIHDKHIEIIVRQMLRRVTVIEQGDSNLIPGDLADRATFESENRRVVAEGGTPASGRPVLMGITKASLAVESWLSAASFQETTRVLTDAAIHGKSDSLRGLKENIIIGKLIPAGTGLDRYRNIRVEPTEEARQAAYAVTGYESYDYGFGSADGQPVQLDDYDFTSYES